The DNA segment CGACAACCTGGCCATCAAGGGCGCGGCCCAGTTCTACAAGGGCAAGGGCAAGCACCTGATCACCGTGAAGACCGAGCACAAGGCTGTGCTGGACACCATGCGTGAGCTGGAGCGCCAGGGCTTTGAAGTGACCTACCTGGATGTACAGGAAAACGGTCTGCTGGATCTGGAAGTCTTCAAGGCCGCCATCCGCCCCGACACCATCCTGGTGAGCGTGATGGCCGTGAACAACGAGATCGGCGTGATCCAGGACCTGAACACCATTGGCGGGATCTGCCGTGAGAAGGGCATCATCTTCCACGTGGATGCTGCACAGGCCACGGGCAAGATGCCGCTGGACATGCAGACCATGCCCATCGACCTGATGAGCCTGGCTTCGCACAAGACCTACGGCCCCAAGGGCATCGGCGCTCTGTATGTGCGCCGCAAGCCGCGCATCCGCCTGGAAGCGCAGATGCATGGTGGTGGCCATGAGCGCGGCATGCGCTCGGGCACGCTGCCCACCCACCAGATCGTGGGCATGGGCGAGGCCTTCCGCATCGCCAAGGACGAAATGGCACAGGACCTGGAGCACGCCAAGCGCCTGCAGCAGCGTCTGCTCGACGGCCTCAAGGATGTGGAGCAGGTCTTCGTGAACGGCGATCTGGAGCACCGCGTGCCCCACAACATGAACATCAGCTTCAACTACGTCGAAGGCGAGTCGCTGATCATGGGGATCAAGGGCCTGGCGGTGTCGTCGGGTTCGGCCTGCACCTCTGCCAGCCTGGAGCCCAGCTACGTGCTGCGTGCCCTGGGTCGCAGCGATGAACTGGCGCACAGCAGCCTGCGTATGACGATCGGCCGTTTCACCACGGAAGAGGAGATCGACTATGCCATCAGCACCATCCGCATCAACGTGGAAAAGCTGCGTGAACTCAGCCCCCTGTGGGAAATGTTCAAGGATGGCGTCGATCTGAGCACCATCCAGTGGGCCGCGCACTGAAGCGTCGCCAGCAGCACAGCACATACTGAAAATTCAAGAGGTAGACACCATGGCTTACTCTGACAAAGTTATTGACCACTATGAAAATCCCCGCAACGTGGGCTCCTTCGACAAGGGCGACGATTCGGTGGGTACCGGCATGGTGGGCGCTCCGGCCTGCGGCGACGTGATGAAGCTGCAGATCAAGGTCAATCCTTCGACCGGCGTGATCGAAGACGCACGCTTCAAGACCTACGGCTGCGGCTCGGCGATTGCCTCGTCGTCGCTGGTGACCGAATGGGTCAAGGGCAAGACGCTGGACGAAGCGGCTGCGCTGAAGAACAGCCAGATCGCTGAAGAACTGGCACTGCCGCCCGTGAAGGTGCACTGCTCCATCCTGGCAGAAGACGCCATCAAGGCAGCGGTCAACGACTACCGCACCAAGCACACTGCCACTGCGGAAGCCTGAAATGGCCATCACGCTGACAGAAGCGGCCGCACGCCATGTGGGGCGTTATCTGACGCGCCGCGGCAAGGGCATCGGCGTCCGCCTGGGGGTCAAGACCACGGGCTGCTCCGGCTTGGCCTACAAGCTGGAGTATGTGGACGGCGTGGAGGCCGAGGACATCGTGTTCGAAAGCCACGGCGTCAAGGTGCTGATCGATCCCAAGAGTCTGGCGTACATCGACGGAACCGAGCTGGATTTCGTGCGCGAAGGTCTGAACGAAGGCTTCAAGTTCCACAACCCCAACGAACGTGATCGTTGCGGCTGTGGCGAGAGCTTCCGCATCTGACGCGCTGTGAACGGCCTGCAGGCAGGCCGCCCATTCCTCCAAACCGCCACCGCAGCCGTGCTGGCGGTTTTTTATCGACATGAATCTGCAGTCTGACGATTTTGAACTGATGGGCCTGCCGCGCCAGTTTGCCCTGGATCGTGCACAACTGGATGCGCGCTGGAAGGAACTGCAAAAGCAGGCACACCCGGACCGCTTTGCGGCCGAGGGCGCGGTGGCGCAGCGCGTGGCCATGCAATGGTCGGTGCGCATCAACGAGGCCTACCAACGCCTGAAGCAGCCACTCAAGCGTGCGGCCTATCTGTGCGAGTTGCTGGGCGCGCCGGTGCGTGCGGAAGACAACACCGCCATGCCGACGGCTTTTCTGATGCAGCAGATGGAATGGCGTGAAGCTCTGGATGATGCGGCCACGGAGGCGGACATCGACCGCCTGGAGCAGGAAGTGGCCGACTCCAAACGCGCCATGCTCCAGCGGTGCGAGCAATTGCTGGTGTCTCCCGAGGGAGCACAAAAAGCCGTGCAGGAGGTGAGATCCCTCATGTTCGTTGAGCGCTTTGCCCAGGACATCGATCGCCGCCGCGATCAACTGGGACAATAGGCTTCCTTCTTTTGTCGCAGCGCTGCAAGCGCGCTGCACATCTCTGTGGGGCAAGGGGGCACGCCGTGCCTGCCTTCCCTTGTGATTGCGAAGAATCCATGGCGTTACTGCAAATTTCTGAACCCGGCCAGTCTCCTGATCCGCACCAGCGGCGCATCGCCGTGGGCATTGACCTGGGAACCACCCATTCGCTGGTGGCTTCGGTGCGCAATGGCGTGGCCGAATGCCTGCCGGATATGCAGGGTCGTGTGCTGCTGCCTTCGGTGGTGCGCTATGCGCCCGAAGGCAAACGCCAGATCGGTTATGAGGCCCGGGGCCATGAGGTGGAAGACGCTGCCAACACCATCGTGTCGGTCAAGCGCTTCATGGGCCGCGGCCTGGCGGACATCGCCAACGCCGCACAGCTGCCCTATGTGCTGGAGCAGCCCGAAGACCAGGGCATGGTGGCCCTGTCGACACGGGCAGGCCGCAAGAGCCCGGTGGAGATCAGTGCCGAGATACTGGCCACCTTGCGCTACCGTGCCGAAGACAGTTTTGACAACGATCTGTACGGCGCGGTGATCACCGTGCCGGCCTATTTTGACGATGCCCAGCGCCAGGCGACCAAGGATGCCGCCCAACTGGCAGGCATCAACCTGCTGCGCCTGATCAACGAACCCACGGCGGCGGCCATTGCCTATGGCCTGGACAATGCCAGCGAAGGCGTTTACGCCGTCTACGACCTGGGGGGCGGCACGTTCGACATTTCCGTGCTGCGTCTGACGCAAGGGGTGTTCGAGGTGATTGCCACCGGTGGCGATTCTGCCTTGGGCGGTGACGACTACGACGCTGCGCTGGTGCAGTGGGTGCTGGAACGTACCCCGGTGCAGCCCGCCCACGGCGAAGACCGTGCAGCCCTGCGTGTGGCAGCCCGGGCGTGCAAGGAAGCCCTGACAGACGCAGACAGCGCCGCATTTGCAGCCACGCTGTCGGGGGGGGCGCAGATCGCCTTGGAGGTGACACGCGCCGATTTCGATGCCGCCACTGCACACCTGACCAAGCGTTCGCTGGCCGCCGTGCGCCGCGCCTTGAAGGACGCGGAACTGGTGGTCGAGGATGTCCAGGGGGTGGTGATGGTGGGGGGCTCCACCCGCATGCCCCAGGTGCAGCAGGCGGTGGGCGCTTATTTCAACCAGACGCCGCTGACCAACCTGAATCCGGATGAGGTGGTGGCGCTGGGCGCCGCCATCCAGGCCAACCAGCTGGCAGGCAACAACAGTGCCGGCGATCTGCTGCTGCTGGACGTGATTCCGCTGTCGCTGGGGGTGGAAACCATGGGCGGGCTGGTGGAGCGCATCGTGGCGCGCAACGAAACCATTCCCTCGGCCCGTGCGCAGGACTTCACCACCTACAAGGATGGTCAGACCGCCATGGCCATCCATGTGGTGCAAGGGGAGCGCGATCTGGTGGCCGACTGCCGCAGCCTGGCGCGTTTCGAGCTGCGTGGCATTCCGCCGATGGCGGCCGGTGCGGCGCGCATCCGCGTGACGTTCACGGTGGATGCCGATGGTCTGCTGTCGGTCAGCGCCAAGGAACAGCTCAGTGGTGTGGAAGCGCACATCGACGTCAAGCCGTCCTACGGCCTGTCGGATGCCCAGGTGGCCCAGATGCTGCAGGATGGCTTCAACACTGCTCAGGAAGACATGAAGGCCCGTGCGCTGGTGGAAGCCCGCGTGGACGCCGACCGCATGCTGCTGGCCACGCACAGTGCGCTGGCCGCCGATGGCGATGTGCTCAGCGCTGCCCAGCGTGCCGAGATCGACCAGTTGATGGACGCTTTGAGCCAGGCCAAGGGCTCGGACGATGTGGCCGTGGTGGAAGCCGCCACGCAGGCGCTGGCCAAGGGCACGGAAGCCTTTGCCGCCGAGCGCATGAACCGTGGCATCCGCGAAGCCCTGGCTGGCAAGAACGTGCAATCCATTTCCTAAAATCTGACCCCATGCCTGTTATCAAAATTCTTCCCCATCCCGAATACTGTCCTCAAGGCGCCCAGGTGGAGGCGCCTGCTGGTACCTCCATCTGCGAAGCCCTGCTGGACAACGGCATCAAGATCGAGCATGCCTGCGACATGAGCTGCGCCTGCACCACCTGCCACGTGATCGTGCGTGCGGGTGGGGCGTCGCTGAATGAAGCCGAGGAGGAAGAGGAAGACCTGCTGGACCGCGCCTGGGGCCTGGAGCCACAATCACGCCTGTCCTGCCAGGCCATCCTGGCGCAGCAGGACGTGACGGTGGAGATTCCCAAGTACTCCATCAACCACGCCAAGGAAAACCACTGATATGTCACGGCTGATCGTTCTCGATACGGAAACCACGGGTCTGTCGGCCGTCGACGGCGACCGCATCGTGGAGCTGGGGTGCGTGGAGCTGGTGAACCGCAAGCTCACCGGCAACAACCTGCACCTGTACTTCAATCCCGAGCGCGACAGCCATGAGGAGGCCTTGCGCGTTCACGGCCTGACCACCGAGTTCCTGCGTGACAAGCCCAAGTTCGCCGAGAAGGCGCAGGACATCCTGGCCTATCTGCAGGACGCCGAGCTCATCATCCACAACGCGCCGTTCGACGTCGGTTTCCTGAACAAGGAGTTCGATCGCCTGGGGCTGAAGCCGCTCAAGAGCTATGTCAGCGCCGTCACCGACACGCTGGCGATGGCCAAGGAGCTGTTCCCCGGCAAGCGCAATTCGCTGGATGCGCTGTGCGACCGCCTGGAAGTGGACAACAGCGGACGCACCTTGCACGGCGCCTTGCTGGATGCGGAGTTGCTGGCCGACGTCTACATCAACATGACCCGCGGGCAGGATGCGCTGCTGATCATGGAAGACGAGGCCCCTTCGGCTTCCCAGGTGAATACAGAGCTTGGCAGCCAGCAGCGTGTGGACCTGTCCCGCATTGCGCTGCAGGTGCTGCGCGCCAATGAGCAGGAGCTGGCCAGCCATGAGGCGGTGCTGGCCGAGTTGGACAAGTCCAGCGACGGCAAGACCATCTGGCGCACTGCGGAGCAGGCCGCCGCCTGATGCACACTGCGGTGTGCTGCCCGCGCGGGGTAGCATGCCGTGCCGCCATCGGCGTCAAATACCGCTGCTGCGCGTAGGCGTTCGCGGCAAAGCGTCCCAGGCAGGCTAGGATGCGGGGCTTATGACCGATACCCGCTCCCGCGATCTCATCACCCAGATCGTTCACCACCCCTACGTTCCCCCGGCCGATTTTGTCGCCCCCCAGCCGCCGGTGCACAAAGGCTCCACGGTGCTGTTCCCCAATGTGGCGGCCATGCGCGAGCGCCGCTGGCTGGACAAGAGCAGCTACACCTACGGCCTGCACGGCACACCCACCACCTACCAGCTGGAAGAGCGCCTGTGCGCACTGGAAGGCGGCTTGCAGTGTCTGTTGGTGCCCAGCGGCCTGTCGGCGCTGACCACGGTGTCGCTCGCGTTGCTGAATGCTGGCGATGAAGTGCTGGTGCCTGACAACGCCTACGGTCCCAACAAGGATTTCACCGAGATCGAGCTCAAGCGCCTGGGCATAGCCCATGCGTTCTACGATGCCATGAACCTGGCCGATCTGGAGGCCAAGATCACGCCCGCCACCAAGCTGGTGTGGCTGGAAGCACCCGGCTCGGTGAGCATGGAATTTCCGGATCTGGCGGCCTTGGTGCGCCTGTGCCGCGAACGCGGCGTGAAGACGGTGCTGGACAACACCTGGGGTGCGGGCCTGGCCTTCCGGCCCTTCGACCTGCTGGCCGACGGCGGCAGCCTGGGGGTGGACATCACGGCCCATGCGCTGACCAAATACCCCAGCGGCGGAGGCGATGTGCTGATGGGCAGCATCATCACCCGCGATGCCAATCTGCACATGCGCATCAAGCTCACCCATATGCGTCTGGGCATTGGCATTGGTGCCAACGATGCGGAACTGCTGCTGCGCTCTCTGCCCAGCGTGGGTCTGCGTTACCAGGCCCACGATGTGGCGGCGCGCGATCTGGCGCGGTGGCTGGGCCAGCAGCCGGCCGTGGTGCAGGTGCTGCACCCGGCGCTGGAAGAGGCTCCGGGCCATGTGCACTGGAAGGCGCTGTGCGGAGCCGCCCACGGCGGCCAAGGTGCCGCAGCAGGCCTGTTCAGCGTGGTGATCGACCCCAAGTACGGGCAGGACGCCGTGGACCGTTTCTGCGACAGCCTGCAGCTTTTCAAGCTGGGTTACAGCTGGGGCGGCCCCATCAGTCTGGTGGTGCCCTATGACATCGAGCGCATGCGCAGCCAGCCGCATGCGCAGCTCAAGACCGGGACCGTCGTGCGCTTTTCGATCGGTCTGGAGCAGGTCGACGACCTGCGTGCCGACCTGGCGCAGGCGCTGTCTCAGGCGTTTGCCTGATTGCACTGAGCGTGCGCCGCAAAAAAAGCCGGGCATTGCCCGGCTTTTTTGTGGTCGCTGTCCGTGCCGTGTTCAGCGGCTGCCGGAGAGGTCCATTTCTTCGTAGCGCACGATGCGGGTGCCTTTGGCCCATTTGTAGCCGAACCAGATCAGCAGAAACAGCGGCAGGCCGATGTAGGTAGCGATGACGCCGGTCCAGTCGATGCTGTCCTTGGTGAAGGCTTCGTAGTTCTGGCCCAGGGTGATGACCAGGCACAGCACAAAGGCAAAGATGGGGCCGAAGGGAAAGGCTGCTGCGCGGTAGGGTAGCTGGTCCAGCTGGTAGCCCTGTGCTTCGCAGCCTTTGCGGAAGCGGTAATGGCTGATGGCAATGCCCAGCCAGGCCACAAAACCGCACATGCCCGACAGGTTCAGCAGCCAGATGTAGACCGCTTGCGGGCTGAAGATATTGGTCAGAAAGCACAGCGCGGCGACCACGGTGGTGGCGACCAGGGCCATGATCGGCACACCGCGGGCATTGACGTGGGCAAACAAGCGGGGCGCCATGCCTTGCTGGGCCAGCGCATACAGCATGCGGGTGGAGGCATACATGCCCGAGTTGCCGGCCGACAGCACCGATGTCAGCACCACGGCATTCATCACGGCCGCGGCACCCAGCAGGCCGGCGCGTTCAAACACCAGGGTGAAGGGGCTGACGCTGATGTCGCCCACATCGTTCTTCAGCAGTTGCGGATCGGTATAGGGGATCAGCAGGCCGATGATCAGGATGGAGAACACATAGAACAGCAGGATCCGCCAGAACACCTTGCGCACGGCGCGGGGCACGTTCCTGGCCGGGTCTTCGGATTCGCCGGCGGCAATGCCGATCAGCTCCGTCCCCTGGAAGGAAAAGCCCACAATCATGGCCACACCGATCAGCGCGGCAAAACCGCCGGCGAACGGCGCATCTCCGGCGCTGAAGTTGGCGATATTGCCCCACAGGCCTTCGGGCGCACCGCCTTGCAGGATGCCCAGGATCATCAGCAGGCCCACCGCAATGAAGACCAGCACCGTGGTCACCTTGATGGCGGCAAACCAGAATTCCGACTCGCCGAAGCCCTTGGCCGACAGGGCGTTGAGCCCCACCATCAGGGCCAGAAACAGTGCGCTCCACAGCACGCCGTTGCTCTCCGGGAACCAGTAGGCCATCACCAGCTGGGCGGCCACCAGGTCCACGGCAATCGTCACGGCCCAGTTGTACCAGTAGTTCCAGCCCAGGGCGAAGCCAAAGCCTTCGTCCACATACTTGGCGCCATAGGTGGCGAACGAGCCGGAGACTGGCAGGTGCGAGGCCATCTCGCCCAGGCTGGTCATCAGGAAGTAGACCATCAGACCGACGACCATATAGGCCAGCAGTGCGCCGCCGGGGCCTGCTTGCGAGATGGTGGCGCCCGAGGCGACAAACAGGCCGGTGCCGATGGAGCCGCCGATGGCAATCATCGACATATGGCGCGGCTTGAGGCTGCGGTGCAGCGCGGAAGGCTGGCCGGAAGAGGAGGAATCTGCTGCCATGGGTGATGCAGTCGTATCGTCAAAAAAGCAAGATCCCAGGCGGTGGCCTGGTTGCCCGCACCAAAGACAAAGGCCGCAGACAATGCGGCCTTGAAAGCTGGAACGGGGGCGTTCGGAGGCAGATTGTGCGCGATGGGGTGCATCGCCGGAGACGATGGGGTTAATGACCCTACAGGCAGTTTAGAGCTGCTAATGCCCGTCGTGTGTGGGCTGCCAGGGGCACCGGGACGTGGGCACCACGCAGCGCTGTGCGTGATCCTGCTGGTTGCGGGCCGTGCTCTGCGCCGGCCATGAACGTTGCGGCCCCTGGATGGCTGCCGCAGGGACCCAAACGCGGTTTAATCGCTGCATTGGCAATGCCCCCTGGGCTGGAGTTTTGCATGACCGATCACACGGCTTTGGAGATTCAACGCATCGCACCCCGCAGCAGCGACCTGGGCGAAGGCCTGATGGTGGCGCGCACCTTGCCCAGCCGGGCACGCCGCATGGTGGGGGCCTGGTGCTTTCTGGACCATATCGGCCCGACGCATTTTGCGGACGGCCAGGGCCTGCACGTGGGCGCGCATCCGCACACGCGTCTGCAGACCTTCACCTGGATGATCGAGGGTGAAATTCTGCACCGCGACAGCCTGGGCAACGAGCAGGTGATCCGACCCGGACAGGTCAATCTGATGACGGCGGGCCATGGCATTTCCCATACGGAGGATTCGGCGCAGCCCGGTCAGCGCCTGCATGCGGCCCAGCTGTGGATTGCCTTGCCCGATGCAGTGGCCGAATGCCCGCCGGACTTTGCCCATTACCCGGATCTGCCCCAATGGAACGACGCCCAGGCACCCGCGGTGCGCTGCGCGCTGATGGCCGGTCAGTACGCCGGCCATACTGCGCCCACGGCGGTGCATTCCCCGTTGCTGGGGCTGGAGTTGCGCAACACCGGCAGCACGCCGGTCACGGTGGCACTGGCATTGGCACCGGGTTTCGAGCATGGGCTGATGGCGCTGGAAGGCGGCTTCACTCTGGCAGGTCAGGACTTTGCCATGGACGAGCTGGCCTATGTGGCCCCCGGGCCTGACCAGGCTGCGCTGCAGCTGGCGCCGGGCGCGCGCGTGCTGCTGCTGGGCGGCACGCCGCTGGGCGAGGCCGTGACCATGTGGTGGAATTTTGTCGGTCCGGACCTGGCCAGTATCCGGGGTTACCGCGCCGAATGGGAAGCGGCCAGCCCGCGCTTTGGCAGTGTGCCCGGCGGGGAAGGGCGGCGCATTGCGGCCCCTGCCTTGCCGTGAGCCCCCCTGACGCCACACAGCAGGGGGGACGCCGTGCCCTGTGGCGCACCCAGCTGGGCATGGCGCTGTTCTGGCTGGCGGCGCTGGGTGCGCTTTACCTGGCCATGGACCGCTGGCTGCAGCCCGCTGTGATCACCGTGCAGGCCGATGGCAGCGTGCAGCTGCAGCGCCACCGGAACGGGCATTTCTATGCCGCTGGGCATGTCAATGGCCAACCGGTGCAGTTCATGGTGGACACCGGCGCGACGGCGGTGGCGGTGACCGATGCCCTGGCCGAAGCCGCCGGGCTGCGTGGCGGGCGGTCCGCCACTTTTTCCACCGCCAACGGCGACCGCCAGGGCCGGCTGGTGCGTGCCGACACGGTGGCCGTGGGGCCGCTCACGGTGCACCAGCTGACGGTGGGCACGGGCTACACCGGTGCCACACCGCAGTCCGCGCTGCTGGGGCAGAATTTCCTGCGGCACTTCGACGTGCGCATGCAGGGCGATGTGATGGAGCTGCGCCCACGCTGAGCCCACATTGAGTCCACATTGAGCCTGCGCTCGCCGTGCGGCGGCGCTGTGAGGCCTGGCCGAGGATGGGGCTGCAGGGGCGGGCGCCCGGCTGAATGCGGGCCGCTGGCATCCATGCCCGTGGGGTCTGCGCGTGGGGGCGGACATGCCCGCGCCATCATCACCCACCCTGCCACTTGCCATTAGCGGCATGAAAAAAGCAGCCCGCAGGCTGCTTGGGAAGGGGGCGCAGGGGACGGATCAGCCCAGCAGCAGGGCGTCGTCCGCCAGTTTTTCGCCGCGCACCTTCTCGAACATGTGCAGCAGATCGGGTACGTCCATCTGGGCGCGCTCTTCGCCGCTGACGTCCAGCACCACGTTGCCCTGGTGCAGCATCACGGTGCGCTCGCCCACGTCCAGGGCCTGGCGCATGCTGTGCGTCACCATCATGGTGGTCAGCTTGCTCTCGGCCACGATGCGGGCGGTGAGTTGCAGCACGAAGTCGGCGGTGCGGGGGTCCAGCGCGGCGGTGTGTTCGTCCAGCAGCAGGATGCGCGAGGGCTGCAGTGCCGCCATCAGCAGGCTCACGGCCTGGCGCTGGCCGCCCGACAGCAGACCGATGCGGTCTGTGAGGCGGTTTTCCAGGCCCAGGCCCAGCGTGGCCAGACGTTCGCGGTACAGCTCGCGGTTCTGGGCCTTGACGGCACTGCTCAGACCGCGCGATGTGCCGCGGCGGTGGGCCAGGGCCATGTTTTCTTCGATGGTCAGGTCCTCGCAGGTGCCGGCCATCGGATCCTGAAAGACGCGGGCCACCCGGTGGGCACGGTCCCAGACGGGGCGGCGTGTCATGTCTTCGCCGGCAATGTGGATGCTGCCCTTGTCCACGCTCTGGTCGCCGGAGATGGCGTTCAGGAAGGTGGACTTGCCGGCCCCGTTGGAGCCGATGACGGTGACAAACTGGCCGTCCGGAATGTCCAGCGACAGGCCGCGCAGCGCGCGGGTTTCGATGGGCGTGCCGGGGTTGAAGGTGAGTTCGAGTTTTTTGGCGCTCAGCATGGGTTCACAACTTTCTTCAATGGTGGGCGCATCAGGGCTTGCGGCTCCACTTGCGCTTGAGCTGGGGAATCACCAGCGCCACGGTCACGAGCAGGGCGGTCACCAGGTTCAGATCCTGGGCCTTGAGGCCTATGAAGTCGCTGTTCAGCGCTGCTGCAATGAAGAAACGGTAGACGATGGCACCCACCACCACGGCCAGCGTGCACCAGACGATCTTGCGCGAAGGCAGGATGGATTCACCCACGATCACGGCGGCCAGGCCGATCACGATGGTGCCGATACCCATGGAGATATCGGAGCCGCCCTGGGTCTGTACGAACATGGCGCCGGCCAGGCCCACCAGGGCGTTCGAGATGGCCATGCCCAGCAGGATCATGCCGCCGGTGTTCACGCCCTGGGAGCGGGCCATGCGGGCGTTGGAGCCGGTGGCACGAATGGCCAGGCCGCGTTCGGTGGCGAAGAACCAGTCCAGTGCCAGCTTGGCCGCGACCACGATCGCCAGCAGCAGCAGCGGGCGGAAGATGTAGTCGTCAATGCCCTCGGGCTGGAGCATGTTGAAGATGGTGGGGTCGTTGATCAGCGGGATGTTGGGGCCGCCCATGACGCGCAGGTTCACGGAGTACAGCGCAATCATCATCAGGATGGAGGCCAGCAGGTCCATGATCTTCAGACGCACATTCAGCCAGCCGGTGATCAGCCCGGCCACGGCGCCGGCCGCGGTGGCGGCCAATGTGGCCAGCCAGGGATTGATGCCGGCGGCAATCAGCACGGCGCAGACCGCGCCACCCAGAGGGAAGCTGCCGTCCACGGTCAGGTCGGGAAAGCGCAGCAGGCGGAACGAAATGAAGACACCGAGCGCCACGAGGGCGAAGATCAGGCCGATTTCGATGGCGCCGAAAAATGAGAACAGGGACATGGACGGGGGCAGGCGCCGGGCGCCACACTTGGGGGGGAATGAACAAAGGCAGGGCCAAGTGTACTTGGCGCCTGCCTTGGGTCTGCCCGGCAAGGGCAGACAACACTCAGGGGATGGAAGGGCCCGAAAGGGCTTACTTCACCACCTCAGCGGCGGACTTCACCAGTTCGTCGCTCAGCTTGATGCCTTGCTTCTCGGCAGCGCCGGGGTTCACGAACAGTTCCATCTTGGTGCTGACTT comes from the Comamonas terrigena NBRC 13299 genome and includes:
- a CDS encoding pirin family protein yields the protein MTDHTALEIQRIAPRSSDLGEGLMVARTLPSRARRMVGAWCFLDHIGPTHFADGQGLHVGAHPHTRLQTFTWMIEGEILHRDSLGNEQVIRPGQVNLMTAGHGISHTEDSAQPGQRLHAAQLWIALPDAVAECPPDFAHYPDLPQWNDAQAPAVRCALMAGQYAGHTAPTAVHSPLLGLELRNTGSTPVTVALALAPGFEHGLMALEGGFTLAGQDFAMDELAYVAPGPDQAALQLAPGARVLLLGGTPLGEAVTMWWNFVGPDLASIRGYRAEWEAASPRFGSVPGGEGRRIAAPALP
- the fdx gene encoding ISC system 2Fe-2S type ferredoxin, with the translated sequence MPVIKILPHPEYCPQGAQVEAPAGTSICEALLDNGIKIEHACDMSCACTTCHVIVRAGGASLNEAEEEEEDLLDRAWGLEPQSRLSCQAILAQQDVTVEIPKYSINHAKENH
- the iscA gene encoding iron-sulfur cluster assembly protein IscA, yielding MAITLTEAAARHVGRYLTRRGKGIGVRLGVKTTGCSGLAYKLEYVDGVEAEDIVFESHGVKVLIDPKSLAYIDGTELDFVREGLNEGFKFHNPNERDRCGCGESFRI
- a CDS encoding IscS subfamily cysteine desulfurase encodes the protein MDMTPHFPIYLDYGATTPVDPRVVDAMIPWLREHFGNAASRSHAWGWEAEEAIEKARQQVADLIGADPREIVWTSGATESDNLAIKGAAQFYKGKGKHLITVKTEHKAVLDTMRELERQGFEVTYLDVQENGLLDLEVFKAAIRPDTILVSVMAVNNEIGVIQDLNTIGGICREKGIIFHVDAAQATGKMPLDMQTMPIDLMSLASHKTYGPKGIGALYVRRKPRIRLEAQMHGGGHERGMRSGTLPTHQIVGMGEAFRIAKDEMAQDLEHAKRLQQRLLDGLKDVEQVFVNGDLEHRVPHNMNISFNYVEGESLIMGIKGLAVSSGSACTSASLEPSYVLRALGRSDELAHSSLRMTIGRFTTEEEIDYAISTIRINVEKLRELSPLWEMFKDGVDLSTIQWAAH
- the hscA gene encoding Fe-S protein assembly chaperone HscA codes for the protein MALLQISEPGQSPDPHQRRIAVGIDLGTTHSLVASVRNGVAECLPDMQGRVLLPSVVRYAPEGKRQIGYEARGHEVEDAANTIVSVKRFMGRGLADIANAAQLPYVLEQPEDQGMVALSTRAGRKSPVEISAEILATLRYRAEDSFDNDLYGAVITVPAYFDDAQRQATKDAAQLAGINLLRLINEPTAAAIAYGLDNASEGVYAVYDLGGGTFDISVLRLTQGVFEVIATGGDSALGGDDYDAALVQWVLERTPVQPAHGEDRAALRVAARACKEALTDADSAAFAATLSGGAQIALEVTRADFDAATAHLTKRSLAAVRRALKDAELVVEDVQGVVMVGGSTRMPQVQQAVGAYFNQTPLTNLNPDEVVALGAAIQANQLAGNNSAGDLLLLDVIPLSLGVETMGGLVERIVARNETIPSARAQDFTTYKDGQTAMAIHVVQGERDLVADCRSLARFELRGIPPMAAGAARIRVTFTVDADGLLSVSAKEQLSGVEAHIDVKPSYGLSDAQVAQMLQDGFNTAQEDMKARALVEARVDADRMLLATHSALAADGDVLSAAQRAEIDQLMDALSQAKGSDDVAVVEAATQALAKGTEAFAAERMNRGIREALAGKNVQSIS
- a CDS encoding amino acid permease; this encodes MAADSSSSGQPSALHRSLKPRHMSMIAIGGSIGTGLFVASGATISQAGPGGALLAYMVVGLMVYFLMTSLGEMASHLPVSGSFATYGAKYVDEGFGFALGWNYWYNWAVTIAVDLVAAQLVMAYWFPESNGVLWSALFLALMVGLNALSAKGFGESEFWFAAIKVTTVLVFIAVGLLMILGILQGGAPEGLWGNIANFSAGDAPFAGGFAALIGVAMIVGFSFQGTELIGIAAGESEDPARNVPRAVRKVFWRILLFYVFSILIIGLLIPYTDPQLLKNDVGDISVSPFTLVFERAGLLGAAAVMNAVVLTSVLSAGNSGMYASTRMLYALAQQGMAPRLFAHVNARGVPIMALVATTVVAALCFLTNIFSPQAVYIWLLNLSGMCGFVAWLGIAISHYRFRKGCEAQGYQLDQLPYRAAAFPFGPIFAFVLCLVITLGQNYEAFTKDSIDWTGVIATYIGLPLFLLIWFGYKWAKGTRIVRYEEMDLSGSR
- a CDS encoding PLP-dependent transferase, whose product is MTDTRSRDLITQIVHHPYVPPADFVAPQPPVHKGSTVLFPNVAAMRERRWLDKSSYTYGLHGTPTTYQLEERLCALEGGLQCLLVPSGLSALTTVSLALLNAGDEVLVPDNAYGPNKDFTEIELKRLGIAHAFYDAMNLADLEAKITPATKLVWLEAPGSVSMEFPDLAALVRLCRERGVKTVLDNTWGAGLAFRPFDLLADGGSLGVDITAHALTKYPSGGGDVLMGSIITRDANLHMRIKLTHMRLGIGIGANDAELLLRSLPSVGLRYQAHDVAARDLARWLGQQPAVVQVLHPALEEAPGHVHWKALCGAAHGGQGAAAGLFSVVIDPKYGQDAVDRFCDSLQLFKLGYSWGGPISLVVPYDIERMRSQPHAQLKTGTVVRFSIGLEQVDDLRADLAQALSQAFA
- the dnaQ gene encoding DNA polymerase III subunit epsilon, with amino-acid sequence MSRLIVLDTETTGLSAVDGDRIVELGCVELVNRKLTGNNLHLYFNPERDSHEEALRVHGLTTEFLRDKPKFAEKAQDILAYLQDAELIIHNAPFDVGFLNKEFDRLGLKPLKSYVSAVTDTLAMAKELFPGKRNSLDALCDRLEVDNSGRTLHGALLDAELLADVYINMTRGQDALLIMEDEAPSASQVNTELGSQQRVDLSRIALQVLRANEQELASHEAVLAELDKSSDGKTIWRTAEQAAA
- the iscU gene encoding Fe-S cluster assembly scaffold IscU; protein product: MAYSDKVIDHYENPRNVGSFDKGDDSVGTGMVGAPACGDVMKLQIKVNPSTGVIEDARFKTYGCGSAIASSSLVTEWVKGKTLDEAAALKNSQIAEELALPPVKVHCSILAEDAIKAAVNDYRTKHTATAEA
- the hscB gene encoding Fe-S protein assembly co-chaperone HscB → MNLQSDDFELMGLPRQFALDRAQLDARWKELQKQAHPDRFAAEGAVAQRVAMQWSVRINEAYQRLKQPLKRAAYLCELLGAPVRAEDNTAMPTAFLMQQMEWREALDDAATEADIDRLEQEVADSKRAMLQRCEQLLVSPEGAQKAVQEVRSLMFVERFAQDIDRRRDQLGQ